The genomic DNA CCTACAATGGGAAAATAGTTGAATTTAGTcaaatacagtgaaaatgtcaaatgtcaCTAATTTTCTTATGGcagtgagatttaaaaaatgtggtttgaATGGAAGTCTATGAGGCATCTTTTGGCCACGAGGGTGTCCAGAGGGATTATCTAttactacataaaaaatacgaatgcaatcaaatcaattttgttgctaatctttgacatatccatgactctaatcaccaccaaaaccccagCCCCCTACTATTTATTATAGGGAAAATAAtccattatttgtgttttttgttgttgttgaggaaACTCTGGAATAATTCAAATATacaaactggcatataaagggttaaaattttgaaaatgattgaatgtttggtagtttttgaACAcctctgaagttgtttaagagatttaggggaaaaaagctgattttttttaatggtgattTAATATCAGTTTTTGTGTGCGTGGCACcaatagagcataaaagacatgtaagagtaaaagacactgaattttaaaaaaattactaaaagattTTACTAAgagaaaaatgatcaaaatgccCAAGAAGGATATAAGGgttaagagatgtttgcgttttgttgtacgacataaaatactTTAGTAAATACCCTCATTTGTGAATTTGACGTATTTACGTGTGTTTAAAAAGGCGGCTGCTAAcgagtggctaaatgagactacagtggctGTCTGGGACAATAAACGCCATGACGCCAGACATGGACagactctctcactagtccgcctcaaAGCCTCTAGTCCTGTTTTTCAGTCAGAAACATGTTTGCCACAGAGATTATTTTCTGCCAAAGCAAAAAATCCCAGAGacaaattctcaatagaccccatggagatGTGAACTTCTGGCTTGGCCTGCAAAAATACGTCTAATTTCATCTGCTCTCTGTTGCCGTCAATGCTAAGGCAGAATTGCATATGTTATATAAGTGTCCTGCATGTGTGCCACGTGGGACTCTTACCGCGGATGCACTGGCAGAAAGAACATAATTTCGAGGCCTTGTCTCCTGAAAATCAGGTGCAGCCTACAAACAAGAGCAGGGGGAGGAAACACATGTTGGCACAGTCATGCAGTTAGAATCAttgagcagaaaaacaaaaaaaaacgtagCCAGAAGCAAACCAGCACAAAGAAAAGAGATCACAGGCAGCACAGGGGCAAATCATTCAGGACGAGTTAAAGCACAAGTTCAATGAAAGTGGTTGAAATTATGTATGACTGAATACTTTATTGATTGATGTTAAAGCAATGTAAAGTAGAAGTCAAATTGCATCCTAATGGCTCTACTCCCTCCTTTGTTGTGGTGATGTTAAGCTTTGCTTGCTTATGGTCTGACATGGtttgcatttcattttaatgtttttgtatgtttttatgacCTAAACCCTGCTCAAAGGCTCATTTGAACCAGGCTCTGTACTGTCCAGCCTCCACCACTCTGCTGTGAGGAGGTCGCCCTCTGTTGCCttctatatatacagtacaggccaaaagtttggacacacccatctcattcaatgtgtttttctttattttcatgactatttacattgtagattctcactgaaggcatcaaaactatagatgaacacatatggaattatgtacttaacataaaaagtgtgaaataactgaaaacatgtcttttattttagattcctcaaagtagccaccctttgcttactagaatataagacatgttttcagttatttcacacttttttgttaagtacataattccacatgtgttcattaatagttttgatgaatttacaatgtcatagtcatgaaaataaaggaaacgcattgaatgagaaggtgtgtccaaacttttggcctgtactgtatcacAAAGCCATATTATAGTGCTGTTAACCTGGATTTATCATCATGGTACCCAATGTAACACAGCTAACCTGCTGCAGGATATGTTCAAAATATGTCAACAGCCttacaaccagtggtggaatgtaacttagtacatttactcaagtattgtacttaagtacaattttgagaactttacttgattatttccattttacttttatacttctacttcactacatttagaggcaaatattgtactttgcactccactacatgtagctgacagctgtagttacttttcagttccatatataacataaaaaacatcatcaatttAAAAGGATTAGagtttttggtaacgctttataataaggtccttaataaccatttattaacaagtaataaggcattgttctcgctttagatccggtagttgcgaaaagcatagttaacttatagttaacttataatagatgagcaataaagtatattttaatatcaataagcaaacaaaataagattaataaaggcatggcaaagacataatgggtgggtcatgggtgtttgtgatgccattattaacacttatataagcttataaacacacattaatgttaataagcatcttgtaaggacttacaagggccttattacttgttaattaatggttattacaaggaccttaatataaagcgttaccgacttttaaaaaaaaaatcaatcttataacagtatattaagtaattaaatgagtcctgtctttacagaattaaaacactgcttacataaaagcatcaatacaaataatgtagtaatatatttagtatatacaaaacagtctgagtgggtccattctgcataacaagtacattttgatgctgatacttttatacttttacttcagtaagttttgaatgcaggacttttacttgtagtggagtaatttcatagtgtggtgttagtacttttactgcagaaaaaaatctgaatactttttccaccactggtaataaGTCACTTTCTGTTTATTATTCACTTAAAAAGTCATACTTGGGTGTAAATAGCCACATTGGAGCAAATCACATCTGCCTTTAGTTTATCCCTCAGCAGCTGTAGCAGGCTCCGTTTTCCTTGTATACTGCTGGATATATATTATTAGTTCCTTGCATATTAAAACTAGAAGACTTAAGGAATGTATTGCTGCCACCCATGTCACGATATCTTCTCGGGAAGACACAGATTGTATTTTTTAGTTGTGTTCACAGCTTTTCATACTGCCCCCCAAAAACGAATGCTACTTTAAGGTTATAGATTGACGAGTAACCGTGGGTGCTGCAGGACAGGTGGAGGTGGAAGAATAagagcagcagcaacaaaaacaacagcaacaaggtGAACATTTCAGCTCACCGCTGCTTTGGCTTCTGCCTGCTTGGCTTTCTTCAGGCGCGCTTTGCAGATGTCGAGATCCAGCCGTCGGTTCTCCAGAAGCCGCCTCTCTTTCTGCAGGGGACAGGGAGGAGCCAATCAGAAAAGGGGATCAAACTTTGCAGCTCTTGGTATATATTCAGCTAAAAGCACAGAGAAGCAATTCTGcattctataaaaaaaacagaccagAATGGGTTTACCAGTGTCAATGAGGCTCCATGGGAACATACTTCTCATGACTTTATCTTAAAGGATTCATAGTGcagcagtgatgtcatcagtCTTACCGATATGGTCCTCCAGTCGCCTTCCAGGAAGTTGCGAAGAGGAGTGAGGAAGGTGGTGGCTGAGGTCTGGAGCAGCTCTCGTTCAGCTCCTCCCAGTCTCTTCTGGTACTCTCCCACTGTGATCAGGGTGCTGCCtgcaaatacacacatgcacacacacattacacatctGACCAACTGAAACAGTCACATAAGAAACGAGACAGTGGAAACATTGGGGTTGTGACTGAGGAGGAGCCAAGACCTTAAACTTCTGAAGTCCacgagattttggttcaaatgtgtcaacttcctatgcatttatttctgtctgtgtttagcatctttcagtccttacatcacatgcatggctcctttttctccacacaaacttggctatcagtcagatttttcattttattttaattaacaaagtataaagctgccaggaaccaaaaatacaaacaaaagagtataataattgaaattaattgatttattaattaaCTAATGTTACAGATTCATGACTGTAGCAACTTTactcagctgcatctcaaattcaggttttaaccctttattgggcgaagaactatatttggtaacttcagtggatatctaaatggggccccatgtctctctgtttggtcgaagaaccacatggatttcgtccagctaatcagcaaagatcaggctacaaTACTAGATTAAAGCAAATCTgtacgaaaaaagtcgcagatttacgagaaaaaagttaaaaaaacaacaaattttttcttgcagattcaacactttaaatctcataaatctgcgcatttttttctcgtagatttgccactttaatctcgtcaacttttttaccattaatttcagatttttttctcacaaatgtgtaactttttttaccattaatttcagatttttttctcacaaatgtgtaactttttttacaattaatttgagatgtttttctcataaatttgtaacttttttcctcaaaatatgacccccacctcccccgggtccgtatgttttttttttttttacacattctggcaggatgtaatatcctccaatattctcaagggttgaaattattattattttaaagtatttcaatgagtgccctattaagggttaagaggtTAAACATTATCTTTGTGACATAAATTCAGTTGAAAATCATATCATTTCACCGTATTATTACATGTAGACAGCGTGTCCCGCCCTGAAGCACCTGATGAGATACAACAACAGTATCAGTTTCAGTTGGAGTCCCACTCACCGTATGGCGTCTCTGGTCCGAACTCATTAGCCGCCTCCAGCATGTACTGGCCCAGCAGCTCTGTGTTGGTCGTCCTGGAGGGAAGCTTCTTGTCCAGCTTGTCGTAGATGAACTCCTCTATTCGAGCACCTGGATAAAACGGGTTAGAACGAGATCATTTTCAAACTGTACACACAAGGTGTTTGAGCCCATTTGGTTCAGATTTTTATGGAGCCTTATTCAAAGaatttaataataatctttCTGAACATCTtgcaaaaataccaacatggtctcacaggaatccgtgaaatagccaagtatttgcttaactcaaaatccgtggaatagccacggaatcactcaaatttccgtgaaactgacacggattttgctacaatgcaagttaatgacagtcatatcccgtggctattccaacattcaaagtgattatgtgcattcactgagtgaatatttagaaaataaaacatatatttctcgctagaaatgtgatcaaaatccatttttatgcagaaactaagtcaaaatattaatttttttcactaaaaatgagagaactgtccgccatgttttttgttctgaccgccgggaccttgtaagtcacgtgacttggaacaaaccaatagccaagggatatgtcattaacttggattgtagcgaaatctgtgtcagtttcacggaaatttgagtgattccgtggctattccacggattttgagttaagcgaatccgtggctatttcacggattcctgtgagaccaggttcaagaATACCATTTATTTACCGAGACATTTCAGCAACTACAAAACCAGCTACTAACATTTTCAAAGTGCTGCATATAGAAATATTTCCAAATTATGAAATTAAGAAATGATGCTGGATTAACCATGTGAGTAATTATAGTTCATTATAGCGTAGTCTTTACAACAAACGGGTTTTCATCATTTCAATCATTCAagcaatttttattattttttattgctgctGCAAATATTCGAGCTATTCTAACTGTTATTATTACGATGTTGTATTAGGGACAagtatgacatttaaaaaaaaaaaaatacgtatCCGGGGGAGGTGGGTAATCCCTacgaaaaaaggcacaaatttatgagattgaatgtggcaaatctaggcgaaaaaaagtagcagatttatgggattaaaagtggcaaatctaggagatactgttatttttttgcctattttaatatcatgaatctgctacttttttctcctaaatttgcaactttccCCACAAATTTTACCCCCTTCCCCCTGGtccatattattataatttttcatacttggccctaatacgccgtcacATATTATGGCAATAGAACATCATCTTTTCTTTGAACATTTACCTAAGAAGGAAGCATTTTCTCGATCTAATCAAACAAGTGCCTGCAGGTGTTTTACAGCTCGAAAGGTCATTAGTAATTCAACACGTGTTCATAGCCACACATTCACTCTTGTTTCACCATGACCATTGGTCAAGCCATACTTTACCTTTATTTGCttcaatatacactaccggtcaaaagttttagaacaccccaatttttccattttttattgaaattcaagcagttcaagtcaaatgaacagcttgaaagggtacaaaggtaagtggtgaactgccagaggtaaataaaaaaaaggtaaggttaaccaaaactgaaagataatgtacatttcagaattatacaagtaggcctttttcagggaacaagaaatgggttaacaacttaactctatggagtcttgggctattttgtccattttgaattcttttcatgtctttgcaagtcattttgtgtcttttggggtcttttttttgtcattttgtgtcttttttttggcctttttgtgtctttttttagtcctttagttcaacataaaatgtgattttgaatcttttttttattttcaaaacactatcatgctcaataaagaattttaaatgttgcaaatgtgcattaatttcagagtacactgagacattaaactgcatcattttcaattaaattctggaaaagttggtgtgttctaaaacttttgaccagtagtgtatttcatatgtatgtatacattcaTGCCCAGTTTGCACAGACTATTCTTACCCCAAGAAATGACTTACCAGTGTGGTCAACTGAAGCGTGGAGGGTTAGAAAATACAGAGATCAAGAGTCAGACATTCCTACCAAAGCCCATTCTACTCTTCTATCCAGTCTAAGTAAGTACAGATTAATAGAAGATGAAGAAAAattgaaacatgttttaatcaatatatatatatggagttTCTGAGAAAGAAAAGtggaaaatgcattaaatgaaTGCATTACTTTTACATCTGGGTTTtcttttgaatcattttctaACTTATTCAATTATACTTTTTAAGACTAATCAGAAACCTATAAATGCCATTTGTTTCTCCTGGGACTCCACATAAGGAGATGCAGCTTCTAGAGGGGAAGTTTCACGTCTTTTCACATCTTTTGTTCCTCACGTACTGGGGTTGGGCTGCAGCAGCACCTCGGTTTGTCTCAGGATCTTCTCAGTCCAGTTCTTGGTGCAGTCGGCCCGAGTGATCAGGTTCTCTAAGTGGGGATCCAGCTCCGTCTTCTCAGCCTGGCCCAGCTTCTCCTCTGTGAACTGGGACACAAAGTCGGGATCTTGTGTTTACATCACAGGCGCAAACATTTAATCACATGTATATCTACAGTAAGTTGTACTGAGTGATTAAGCTGTTCTAGTATTTGCCATTACCTAAATACGATttgaaataaatgttattttgtaaatattttgtgaaagcacCAATAGTCAACCCTACAATATCCTCACATACTGATAGAAATATTTAGATCAAAATATAACGATTTTCTGCAGAACACCCTGTTCTATCTTCttgcaaagttaggctaaagttttttttttaatgatttcctcttaaaatatttttacattaaatgtaatgttttactgtaagtaaaaaaaagtagaattaccagaaaaaagtcaaaatcaaaagaaaaaagtataaattaccAGTAAAAAAGGAGAATTTCCAGagaaaaagtagaattaccattaaaaaaacctcaaaattacaagaaaaaaaggcaaatttactggggaaaaaaaatgaccaaaaaagtctaaattaccaaaatgaagtctaaattgccagaaaaaatgtcagaattactagaaaaaagtttggctttttattaatgtttcattcaaaaagattgagagcagtgaagcttgttgttgttgaaaatttgataaaatgctgcagttgttgtcgtccaacatgtttgatatcagttcagttcagtttgactgaatactttgttggtcagtctgtgggtttgactctcattgtggagaaataaaaagactgaagtgacatgaatagactgagaattttctcttattggacaaaacaattcttgattgaatttaattttgtggacacaaaatgcagttaaacagttaaatcacaatatattgtatcgcaatactcaccatatcgcaaaaggcttaaaatcacaataatatcgtactGTGACTCAAGTATGGGAATAAAATTGTATTGAGGGGCAGATcggctgattcacacctctaattcTCACCATCTGCAATGTCCAGATATAAACTGTGTGATACATTATGAGAAAAGCCGACTTTGGCTGCAGACTGTGTTTTTCAGGTCTGACTGACAGAAGGCAGCAGCCAGCTGGACTCTAAAGACACGTGGATGACAGAGATAGTCTCCATCACATCATATGACAGCAGGCACAACGCCTGACTGACAGCAGCTCTGTGGACGAGTTCAGACGACAGGTCACATCTTCTCACTTCTCCAAAGAAATAATTCAGAAGGAACTATGGCAACAGTCCATCTGAGGCTGGCCCAGCTTCCCTGAGGGGTAATTAGATTAACCTTTAACAGCTACTGCCCAGACCAGGGGACACGAGCACTGCCAGGACTGTGAAAAATGACatcaatatgaacatataaTATGTTTAGAGCTTGTGTTCTGccttttctgtcattgtgtgaatgtatttaaaagagGAAACCCCTTGTGTGAGGTACAATGTATGGCATAATGTAGCCTGTGAAGCCTTAAAACATGGTACTGTTACCTTCATAGCAATAGAGTAGAAAAGATAAGTTCTTAAATGATCTGGTAAtacgacttttttcttgtgattttgacttctttttctagtaattttgactttttttccggtaattctattttttttttcttgtaatttatacttttttcttgtgattttgactttttttctggtaattttgacttttttctggtaattctacttttttctgaaggcggatttactgtttatcttacagtaaaactttagatttaatgtaaaaatatatatatatttttttaaatcattaaaaacaaaactttagcCCAACATTGCAAGAAGATAGGACAGGGTGTTCTGTAGAAAAGATTGAAAGATTGAACCTTCAGAACtacatttgatttaatttggaCATATAATGTTACAGTTCTGAGGAAATATGCAATACTAAAGCGAGCACTAAAGGCTGCATATCCTGCACTGTAGAGGAGCCTTGTGCCAAAGTCTACACCCACGATCACTGATGGGTGGTTGCAGGTTAAAGGTGCAAAAGGTGCCAAGATGAACAACTAGAGATCACCAAGAACAGGATATTCAGCTGCTGGTAAATTTCTCTTTAAAGGAGATAAGGAGTGGGTCAACAGGGGCCCCAGAACCCCTGATCAGGTTTATCCAACCCTGGGTCATTCTACAGTTGTGTGGATGGATATATAATGGTAAACACGGTGCTTATCATTAGTTTTTCTTTGTATTGTTGACTACATTAATGAAGTTATTGTGCACAGAGCTGTCATCTGTTGCTGTTTTGTTCCAGTCTGGCCTACTTCCTCTGCAGTCAGGGGTTTCCTGagtttcccacaatgcctttgTACACAAAGCGATCTGAACTTGTTGCATTAATGGATCCATTCAATCCAAAATTGCAGAATGTGGTAAAAAATGAACACTAGTACATGTTACAGCAAgatatatattgaaatataatatatatagaaagtCTGAGTACATATATTGAAAccagagaatatatattaaaagttagagagaaaaaaaaatattttttaaatttacatttttttaatttaaatttttatttttgtatgtataatacaataataataaattaataataaattaataaataataataataaataataattataatgtataatTTGAAAGTCTgagattttaatatatatattctcagactttcaatatatatttattctcaGGTTTTCAATTCATATTATCAACCTttcattacatatatatatataatgtcagaaaatatacatacatatatacatatatgcttAGGCTAATATGAACATAAGCGTattcacggtgactacgtccattatttatatacagtctatgattcgGACGCGAGTTTGCTTCCCAACCGGAAGTGAGTGTTTCTCGCCCCTCTGACCGCAGAGAATGGAAGTGAACCGATGTTAAAGTTAAACTCGCTGGtgtgtgtataatatataatattgtcaGTAGTGTGTTGTTGGAGGCACCGGCAGACATGAACAACCGAGCCTGCAGCAGGTCCTGCTGATCCGTCTGTGGTCACATGGTGACAGCCTACACTCATCACAGCCATCAATAATGGATGGAGGCTCGGCAGCCTTTATCGGCTTACATCAACACAGGACATCACCCTCAGGACACACTGAGCCCCAGTCCACCATCACAGCTGGAGCCTAACACCATCTTTATTTGATTTGTGAGGGTTAACGCAACATGTCCCGCGGATATTTCTCCCCGAGGATGAGTTACAGCGTGACAGCCCGGTGGATCCACATATTATGAGCGGAGAGAGTCGGTGTGCAGCCTGCAGGATGTGGAGGAAACGATCCGTGTCTTACCTGCACCGCCCGGGTGAAGAACACTCCTGCTCCAGAAGCGAGTTTTTTCACGTTGAAGTCCATGTTTGTGTGAGGAGCTGAGCATACAGCAGGGCGGCTTTACTCCCTGCGGAGGGAACTCTCCGGTCAGCTGAGATGATGTAGCAGCACACGCAGCAGAGCAGGACTCAAGTCGTAATCCTCTTCACGGACGATCGGAAATCTGCTCTCCTGCCTGCGTTTAAAGGGACACAGCACCGGGCGAAGAGTCACGACTCCCCCAGCCACCCTGCGGCACTCACAGCTGTTTATCCACCGATTCACGTCCTTTACTTAATAACAAGGACTGAAATGTGTTGAAATAATCTAACTAGGagaatttgttttaaatataaacatgATATAAATTGTTCTTGCATGCAATGCACAGGTATAGGCATACGAATACAggtaataaagtatttttacgTTAAATACCGAAGAATATTTAGGTGATCATAcacctgaaatatatatatatatatatatatatatatatatatatatatatatatatatatatatatatatatatatatatatatatatatatatatatatatatatatatatatatatatatgtaagtaGTTGTACACAGTGGTATTACTGTATCTGTACTGTGTCTTCCACTATAGAGAATACATTGAATGTATGTAGATCCATGTTCagatatgaaaaagaaaaataatacaaacGTGTTATAATAACTATATAATgattatcagtggtggaagaaccTAAGAAAGTGGAAGAAACCTTTTTATACCTAAAGTATAGAAACTAAAAGATTAAGTTAAAGATTAAaattaagatttccttttttagttgagagttacagcagcaaattagatagcaaaaaaaacccaaactcaaaacaataaatagtaaacagcagtataaactagaaatataagcaaataaacaagtaaaaaatagaataaagtattcacaatttacaatataaacaagtacaaatataaaaagtataacaattaaaacaaaaaagataaaataaaaataaaattacttttattttgaaagtatttatttaattattaaaaagtaCTCCTTATGCAGAATAAACCCAGTCAGATTGTTCTATATATTCCAAacatattattgcattatttatattgatgcttttatgtaagcagttttatttttattttattttgtgaagaTAGAGCTTATTTAACtacataatatactgttatgaggtttaataataataaaaaagtctaatcacttaaaatgtatcatcatgtaacatttttttcatttgtatcTGCAAAGCTCCCTGAAAAAATCCACCAATCAGATGATCACCTTTATAACCACTAGACGTTaaaatatttcaactttattgatGAAATCTAAGTGAACACTGATATGTTAGATATGTTTTgaatatgcacatttttttaaacaacacaaattaGCCATTAGTCAGGGTGAGgttataaatgaattaaaatccaataatttatacatgcacatctaagtacatttactcaagtactgtactgaagtagagttttgaggtacttgtactccattttatgtaattttatacttccaCTTTGCtgcatttagaggcaaatattgtactttttactccactacaattatctgccagctttagttactttacaggtcgagattcaCCATGAAAAACTGTGATCTATTCATAGGATCTACTTGATTAAacattgaaaaaaagagaaataaatgcatatctGTATATTCAGTAGTTTAAATTTCCCCAATCTTTACAaacttaaatgctgcttacataaatgcatcaattataataatccagtaatatatttagaatatattaaccaatctgagtgggtccattctgtataacgagtacttttacttttgatactttaagtacattttgatgctgacacttttgtatttttacttttaatgtagtttttaatgcaggacttttactgtagtggagtaatttcacagtgtggtattagtacttttactgaaggatctgatatatataacacattttttattgttgttctttttatatCTGTACATGGATCTACAAACATTCGAATTAATGTCTAt from Centropristis striata isolate RG_2023a ecotype Rhode Island chromosome 19, C.striata_1.0, whole genome shotgun sequence includes the following:
- the LOC131992552 gene encoding endophilin-B2-like isoform X1 produces the protein MDFNVKKLASGAGVFFTRAVQFTEEKLGQAEKTELDPHLENLITRADCTKNWTEKILRQTEVLLQPNPSARIEEFIYDKLDKKLPSRTTNTELLGQYMLEAANEFGPETPYGSTLITVGEYQKRLGGAERELLQTSATTFLTPLRNFLEGDWRTISKERRLLENRRLDLDICKARLKKAKQAEAKAAAAPDFQETRPRNYVLSASASALLSEEVDKAEHELRVAQTEFDRQAEVTRLLLEGISSTHLNHLRCLQDFAEAQATYYAQCHHYMHDLQRELNKCANPAGGPVPPAAVCPNPVSSAFLTGLPAVGDTVTSSSSGRPETLAMEQIPLPGTGTRKAKVLYDYDAHDASELSLLADELITVYTVPGMDPDWLVGERGNEKGKVPVTYLELLS
- the LOC131992552 gene encoding endophilin-B2-like isoform X2, which encodes MDFNVKKLASGAGVFFTRAVQFTEEKLGQAEKTELDPHLENLITRADCTKNWTEKILRQTEVLLQPNPSARIEEFIYDKLDKKLPSRTTNTELLGQYMLEAANEFGPETPYGSTLITVGEYQKRLGGAERELLQTSATTFLTPLRNFLEGDWRTISKERRLLENRRLDLDICKARLKKAKQAEAKAALLSEEVDKAEHELRVAQTEFDRQAEVTRLLLEGISSTHLNHLRCLQDFAEAQATYYAQCHHYMHDLQRELNKCANPAGGPVPPAAVCPNPVSSAFLTGLPAVGDTVTSSSSGRPETLAMEQIPLPGTGTRKAKVLYDYDAHDASELSLLADELITVYTVPGMDPDWLVGERGNEKGKVPVTYLELLS